Proteins encoded by one window of Blautia argi:
- a CDS encoding glucose-1-phosphate adenylyltransferase, producing the protein MAKEMIAMLLAGGQGSRLYALTKKLAKPAVPFGGKYRIIDFPLSNCINSGIDTVGILTQYQPLVLNEYIGNGQPWDLDRLHGGVHVLPPYQQASGSDWYKGTANAIYQNLSFIERYDPQYVIILSGDQICKQDYSDFLRFHKEKGAEFSVAVMEVPWEDASRFGLMVADEDDRITEFQEKPKNPKSNLASMGIYIFNWDILKKYLEEDEADPESENDFGNNIIPNLLRDNRKMYAYHFNGYWKDVGTIPSLWEANMEVLDPEHSGINLFEDDWKIYSRNSGMTGHRISADAVVENSMITDGCRIKGHVKHSVLFAGVRVEEGAVVEDAVVMGGTIIQAGAVVKHCIIAEKAVIGENAVVGAMPAGGESGVATVGPGISVGKNAKIGPCAMVEHDVKDGEEQW; encoded by the coding sequence ATGGCAAAAGAAATGATTGCAATGTTGCTGGCAGGCGGTCAGGGCTCTCGTCTGTATGCGTTGACGAAGAAGCTGGCAAAACCGGCAGTTCCTTTTGGCGGAAAATACAGAATTATAGACTTTCCGCTTTCAAACTGCATTAATTCAGGGATTGATACAGTAGGTATCCTGACCCAGTATCAACCGCTGGTGTTAAATGAATATATTGGAAACGGACAGCCCTGGGATCTGGACAGACTGCACGGAGGCGTACATGTTCTGCCTCCTTATCAGCAGGCATCAGGTTCTGACTGGTATAAGGGAACTGCAAACGCAATTTATCAGAATCTGTCCTTTATTGAGCGGTATGATCCGCAATACGTGATTATCCTGTCCGGCGACCAGATTTGTAAGCAGGATTACAGCGATTTTCTCAGATTCCATAAAGAAAAAGGCGCAGAATTCAGCGTGGCTGTTATGGAAGTTCCCTGGGAAGATGCGTCACGTTTTGGGCTTATGGTTGCAGATGAGGACGACAGAATTACAGAATTCCAGGAAAAACCCAAGAATCCGAAGTCAAACCTGGCGTCCATGGGAATCTATATCTTTAACTGGGATATTCTGAAAAAATATCTGGAAGAAGACGAGGCTGACCCGGAATCTGAAAATGATTTTGGAAATAATATTATTCCGAATTTACTGCGGGATAACCGGAAAATGTATGCATATCATTTTAACGGCTACTGGAAAGACGTGGGAACAATTCCGTCCCTGTGGGAAGCAAATATGGAGGTTTTGGATCCGGAACACAGCGGAATCAACCTGTTTGAAGATGACTGGAAGATTTACAGCCGCAACAGCGGTATGACCGGACACCGTATCAGTGCAGATGCTGTTGTGGAAAATTCTATGATTACAGACGGCTGCCGTATCAAAGGTCATGTAAAGCATTCCGTACTCTTTGCAGGTGTGCGTGTAGAAGAGGGTGCTGTGGTGGAAGATGCCGTAGTAATGGGTGGAACCATTATTCAGGCAGGAGCTGTTGTGAAGCACTGTATCATAGCAGAAAAAGCGGTGATTGGCGAAAATGCAGTAGTAGGCGCCATGCCTGCAGGGGGAGAAAGCGGTGTGGCAACCGTAGGCCCTGGTATTTCTGTTGGAAAGAATGCGAAAATCGGACCATGTGCAATGGTTGAACATGATGTAAAGGACGGTGAAGAACAATGGTAA